The Bacteroidota bacterium nucleotide sequence ATGCACCGGCTCCGTTAGGCGTAAAGCATCCCTGCGCATCGGCATAGGGACCGCAGGTAACCGTGTTGCTCATGGCACAGGGAACAGAAGCCAATGTCATTCCGCCCTTGATGTAAATCTGTGTCCAGGTGCTTCCGCAATTGATCGAATAATCTACGGCAAGCGTATCGCTGTAGGTATTATCCCAGGGAGAATAGCCCACATCAAAAGTCATTTGCGCGGAAGTTGCGTTTGAAAAATCATATACGGTGGTTCTCAACTGGTCGCGCGTGTTCGGAACATTCTGCGTGCAGTTGTCAAACAGAGCAGACGGGGCGGGATTTCCGATGGAGGCATTCGCTACCCATGTTACATCGCTGTTAGGATTGTAGAGCGACCATCCCGCAGGAGGAAACGCGGATTGAAATCCTTCCACGATGGGGGGCAAAGAAGCCGTGGTGCCTACGGTGAAGTTAGACGTTGACTGATCATTGCTTGTGTTTTGGTCAGTAGAAGAATTGGGATTGCTGGTGGAAGAATAAAAAATATGCGCTCCTCCGGGAACGGTCATGCTTGGCAGTGTAACATTGGCAGATTGCCCCGATGCCAGTGAGCCGGTCCAGCTTTGTGTTTGATTTGGGTTTGAATCATAATGATAATTGATGGTGCAGGATGTAAGTGTAGTCGCACCAAAATTATTCACTTTAACAACCGGAGAGAAAGTGCCGCTGCAAATTGTTCCGGTGGGAGTCAGAATGCTGTTTATTCCCGCATCAATAGCTACAGCGGGAGTGCAGGCAGTGGCACTGTAGTTAACCAGCGACATGAGATAATTGGAAACACACCACTGCACACGTGCTTTTTGTCCGGCAGTGAACATCACCTTGCAGTTATCAGAAGTATAATCCATGTAGTTCATGAACATTTGCCCGTCAGCATTAGGTGAGCAGGCATCCATAGCAGGATAACTAAGACATCCGAAGTTTGCGTCTGCCTGATTGGGAGTATCCGAAATCTGGTCGTCCCCGGTACACGCACCTCCGTCATCGCCCCAGATGTGGTAGAGAGCAAAGCAGTGAGAAAGTTCGTGCACCATCACACGGTTCAATCCATAGCCCGCACAAAGCCCTGTGATAGTGCAGTAATCCGCCACGGCTCCATAACTGGCACTAAGAGGAGGAAATACCCCGTAGCCGCCTAATCCTCCCGACAGGTCTCCAATCCAGATGTTAAAATAATTATTATAATTCCATGGATCATCTCCTCCGGCAGCGGTGCTTTTTATAGCATCATCGGTTGTAAAAGCGCCATGTGTAGTTGACTTG carries:
- a CDS encoding T9SS type A sorting domain-containing protein, which gives rise to MKKSITLSVFLIAAGIACCISSFAQTTGNLDVQTIPDGAKYCGQVQYENYLRSKDPYFDMKKERMEKQIQAQLENFMQQRANGNPNTYTLYTIPTVVHVVYSTASQNLSDAAVTQGITRLNEDFRKQNSDIGQTPSVWQSITADLEVQFCLASKDPSGNPTTGIIHKSTTHGAFTTDDAIKSTAAGGDDPWNYNNYFNIWIGDLSGGLGGYGVFPPLSASYGAVADYCTITGLCAGYGLNRVMVHELSHCFALYHIWGDDGGACTGDDQISDTPNQADANFGCLSYPAMDACSPNADGQMFMNYMDYTSDNCKVMFTAGQKARVQWCVSNYLMSLVNYSATACTPAVAIDAGINSILTPTGTICSGTFSPVVKVNNFGATTLTSCTINYHYDSNPNQTQSWTGSLASGQSANVTLPSMTVPGGAHIFYSSTSNPNSSTDQNTSNDQSTSNFTVGTTASLPPIVEGFQSAFPPAGWSLYNPNSDVTWVANASIGNPAPSALFDNCTQNVPNTRDQLRTTVYDFSNATSAQMTFDVGYSPWDNTYSDTLAVDYSINCGSTWTQIYIKGGMTLASVPCAMSNTVTCGPYADAQGCFTPNGAGAWRNDNINLSVVVGQPSVMFAFENHAQYGSNLFIDNINITSVVGMADLSSASGFSMYPNPASSSITIQGTTHSEKIHYSICNIIGDEIIAGDISANGNSYTGNIQVSDISKGMYFIKVSDKNSSFTKKLNKQ